From one Anopheles cruzii chromosome 3, idAnoCruzAS_RS32_06, whole genome shotgun sequence genomic stretch:
- the LOC128270433 gene encoding ubiquitin-conjugating enzyme E2 G1: MMRFVCTTYFCVRPGLPIAPRETVRVRQLLAKYKLSKNPVEGFSAGLIDDNDIFRWEVLIIGPPDTLYEGGFFKAHLHFPKEYPLRPPRMKFVTEIWHPNIDRNGDVCISILHEPGDDKWGYEKASERWLPVHTVETILISVISMLADPNDESPANVDAAKEWREAYPEFKRKVARCVRKSQEDC, translated from the exons ATGATGCGCTTCGTCTGCACGACGTACTTCTG CGTTCGGCCAGGGCTACCAATTGCACCGCGTGAAACAGTTCGAGTCCGACAGCTCCTAGCAAAGTATA AACTGAGCAAAAATCCTGTTGAAGGATTTTCGGCCGGTTTAATCGATGATAATGATATCTTTCGATGGGAAGTGTTAATTATCGGACCTCCAGATACGCTGTA TGAGGGTGGTTTTTTCAAGGCACATTTGCACTTTCCCAAAGAGTACCCGCTAAGGCCGCCGCGCATGAAGTTTGTCACAGAAATctggcacccaaacatcgaccGCAATGGTGATGTGTGCATAAGCATCCTACACGAGCCGGGCGACGACAAGTGGGGCTACGAGAAAGCGTCGGAACGCTGGCTGCCCGTGCACACCGTCGAAACAATCCTGATATCGGTCATATCGATGTTGGCCGATCCGAACGATGAATCACCGGCCAACGTGGACGCGGCGAAGGAATGGCGAGAGGCGTATCCCGAATTTAAACGAAAGGTAGCGCGATGTGTTCGAAAGAGTCAGGAAGATTGTTAG
- the LOC128273321 gene encoding WD repeat-containing and planar cell polarity effector protein fritz: MLTLLTELRFWSTREDIVIKDTDLGTTKYYDKKLESSRTLYGEGKRQYCESRGLKWSLDNKKPNKLRHSLRMLEEELRQRRLVYCKWKNNVILQLMLSNGLLIYVSINPFTGDICRIYFDKYLIGKLVSEHITDVVITQNHILVAYHENQITFVQLQKPTTRKNHPEKISLMEPKICNVLLSGAGSSSRKVPKRLVCSSSLNLVIVWTKSSQNEVYPWRPTIKDQDRANLHVYKLAGARMELLCYYWTEYDPISVQFSLLNDYQVHCVEQKISKKGEVTIDSCIYQINKTKMRRVAVTSIPLQTQVCCNALSPDHEKLMLGCIDGSIVLFDEGRGITHLVKAAFIPTYVAWHSDSSVVVIANEKCQLQCFDIALSCVRMQLLSDEDAIPSGTFDLSNHFGHPHAPTLNLARLCWTRKPELADHSEPYATTDSFLLCAFEQGPLACVRFVGGAGLKGDVHTSGLTADVLVHKYISLDQVEKAINILLSLNWDTYGAMCLLSLHRIANYIFKQPLGTERELQLQKALGSFLVPVKALCYETEQEFGDQVNDLTLKFFHHLLRNKSYNKAFSLAIDINDADLFLKLHDKAKLDGDPELAREALRKVEDINRICTDRSSDSEHSLCSNSSCSMCADSFDDDEEDDDGNDAGDGEEDGCADEEDESEAGREEDADEAFEVEIARRSERPPVNGVRRRETIDRKGRSSDGRSAHVGTTTNAADVGERSFRTFSTSSSSSKSSQTHQNPGWRGRKDERPNGMATAKSLAHPPLPQMVDGSPLAMGASRSLHVNKPQTDYFVQQDRPPLPYVAKNASHHMSAAGITPFAIQRSQTAMALKLSKQQQARIAESKLRGKSLSSSNLLLLADEGGSCGLVTPAMTTNRPRQLVNPREKAARFRLYSSNANSLSMDQLDVSNRTVSRGLPSSVAPPPLYSADYGEARTGGQPMTSARFIGPPPAYHHQDPLHLVQQPQQPHQQHVVIDVVPKPPASSAFGGIPTHPVGGYPSQGIQANGGMLSGGVASSHTAPVSILDQTIGIPLVQDEPDFVRRAGRKPQPWFNAVAGAPTSSSNSNNAPRTIIHQYPLISGNIPSKLQLQQQHHHHQQPFELQLTTAAMGKYGTRKKLDTPTASILSNGGGLAGAGQAAVNPGGIGNGPGGLSGVTSHHHLMVVGGNSAGGSSGASSSSSAITKRDGGEKNKVKFSDTVTVAVVPEIPRKEKLIVEKLRKQPMMLPTGGGSSVGYGPFSIADPKRELAESLPLCHPNEDYLKDFTPMQDLISNGNGEMEKKEEEKKVPNIKVVHFGVV, encoded by the exons ATGCTGACGCTACTGACCGAACTGCGGTTCTGGTCCACCAGAGAGGACATCGTCATCAAGGATACCGATCTGGGCACGACGAA ATATTACGACAAAAAGCTCGAATCAAGCCGAACGCTGTACGGTGAAGGAAAGCGTCAGTACTGTGAGTCGCGTGGCCTAAAATGGAGCTTGGACAACAAGAAGCCAAACAAATTGCGCCACTCGCTTCGTATGCTGGAGGAAGAGCTGCGCCAACGGCGGCTCGTGTACTGCAAATGGAAGAACAACGTTATCCTGCAGCTGATGCTGTCCAATGGGCTGCTGATTTACGTCTCGATAAACCCGTTCACCGGCGACATATGTCGGATCTACTTCGACAAGTATCTGATCGGCAAGCTGGTGTCGGAGCACATCACCGACGTGGTGATAACACAGAATCACATTCTGGTAGCGTACCACGAGAATCAGATAACGTTCGTGCAGCTACAGAAACCAACCACCCGCAAGAACCACCCGGAGAAGATCAGTCTGATGGAGCCGAAAATCTGCAACGTGCTGCTGAGCGGTGCCGGCTCCTCGTCGCGCAAGGTTCCCAAACGGCTGGTGTGTAGCAGTAGCCTCAATCTGGTGATCGTCTGGACGAAATCGTCCCAGAACGAGGTGTACCCTTGGCGGCCCACCATTAAGGATCAGGATCGGGCCAATCTGCACGTCTACAAACTGGCCGGCGCACGGATGGAGCTGCTTTGCTACTACTGGACCGAGTACGATCCGATTTCGGTGCAATTTTCACTGCTCAACGACTACCAGGTGCACTGCGTTGAGCAGAAGATTTCCAAAAAG GGTGAGGTAACGATTGACAGTTGCATTTatcaaatcaacaaaacgAAGATGCGGCGTGTTGCGGTCACCTCCATTCCACTCCAAACGCAGGTTTGCTGCAACGCACTCAGTCCCGACCACGAGAAGCTTATGCTCGGCTGCATCGACGGTTCGATCGTCCTGTTCGACGAAGGCCGTGGTATCACACACCTCGTGAAGGCCGCTTTC ATTCCTACGTACGTTGCGTGGCACAGCGactcgtcggtggtggtgatagcGAACGAAAAGTGCCAACTTCAGTGCTTCGACATTGCGCTCTCCTGCGTGCGGATGCAGTTGCTGAGTGACGAAGACGCCATTCCGTCCGGTACCTTCGACCTGTCGAACCATTTCGGTCACCCGCACGCCCCAACCCTCAATCTGGCGCGATTGTGTTGGACCCGCAAGCCAGAACTCGCTGATCACAGTGAACCGTACGCAACGACCGATTCGTTCCTCTTATGTGCCTTCGAGCAGGGTCCACTGGCATGCGTACGCTTTGTCGGCGGCGCTGGACTCAAGGGAGACGTGCACACGTCCGGGCTCACGGCGGATGTGTTGGTGCACAAATATATTTCGTTGGATCAGGTCGAAAAGGCGATCAACATCCTACTCAGCCTCAACTGGGACACGTACGGTGCAATGTGTCTACTGTCGCTGCACCGGATAGCGAACTATATCTTCAAACAACCCCTCGGCACTGAGCGAGAACTACAGCTGCAGAAAGCCCTGGGCAGCTTTTTGGTGCCCGTGAAGGCACTGTGCTACGAAACGGAGCAAGAGTTTGGCGATCAGGTGAATGACTTAACTTTAAAGTTTTTTCACCACCTGCTGCGCAACAAATCCTACAACAAGGCGTTCAGTTTGGCGATCGACATTAACGATGCAGATCTGTTTCTGAAGCTGCACGACAAAGCCAAACTGGACGGCGATCCGGAATTGGCGCGAGAAGCTTTACGGAAGGTGGAGGATATTAATCGTATCTGCACCGACCGATCGAGTGACAGTGAAC ATTCCCTATGCTCGAATTCGTCCTGTTCGATGTGTGCGGATAGtttcgatgacgacgaggaggacgatgatgGCAACGATGCTGGCGACGGTGAGGAGGACGGTTGTGCTGATGAAGAGGACGAAAGCGAAGCAGGCAGAGAAGAAGACGCTGACGAGGCGTTCGAGGTAGAAATTGCCCGACGAAGTGAACGGCCGCCCGTAAATGGAGTTCGCCGCCGAGAAACCATTGACAGAAAAGGACGATCAAGCGACGGCCGGTCGGCACATGTCGGGACAACAACAAATGCGGCTGATGTTGGTGAACGAAGTTTTAGGACATTCTCAACCTCATCCAGCTCCTCGAAATCATCACAAACCCATCAGAATCCCGGCTGGCGGGGTAGGAAGGACGAACGACCGAACGGAATGGCAACAGCAAAGTCGCTCGCGCATCCTCCGTTACCGCAGATGGTGGACGGATCACCGTTGGCAATGGGTGCGAGTAGATCGCTGCACGtcaacaaaccacaaacggaCTACTTCGTACAGCAAGATCGGCCACCGTTACCGTATGTCGCCAAAAACGCGTCTCACCATATGTCGGCCGCTGGAATTACCCCATTCGCCATACAACGAAGCCAAACAGCCATGGCCCTAAAGCTAtcgaaacagcagcaggcacggATAGCGGAGAGTAAGCTGAGGGGCAAATCTCTCAGCTCGAGCAACCTACTGTTGCTGGCGGATGAAGGAGGATCTTGCGGATTGGTAACACCTGCGATGACTACCAACCGTCCCCGGCAGCTGGTGAATCCTCGTGAAAAAGCGGCCCGCTTTCGGCTTTATTCGTCCAACGCCAACAGTCTATCGATGGATCAGTTGGACGTTTCGAATCGAACGGTTAGCCGTGGGCTACCGAGTTCGGTTGCTCCACCCCCACTGTACAGCGCTGATTATGGCGAGGCGAGAACCGGAGGGCAACCGATGACCAGTGCACGCTTTATTGGACCTCCACCCGCTTATCATCATCAAGATCCGTTGCACTTGGTgcaacaaccgcaacaaccACATCAGCAGCACGTGGTTATCGATGTCGTTCCTAAACCTCCTGCGAGCAGTGCGTTTGGTGGGATCCCAACACACCCGGTAGGAGGATATCCGTCGCAAGGCATCCAAGCCAATGGCGGCATGCTTTCGGGTGGGGTGGCATCTTCGCATACAGCGCCCGTTAGTATCCTCGATCAAACGATCGGCATTCCGCTGGTACAAGATGAGCCGGATTTCGTTCGACGAGCGGGTCGAAAACCGCAACCTTGGTTCAATGCCGTCGCAGGAGCTCCGACGAGCAGCTCGAACAGTAATAACGCCCCTCGCACCATCATTCACCAATACCCGCTGATTTCGGGAAACATTCCGTCGAAACTTCAGctacaacagcagcaccaccaccaccagcaaccgtTCGAGTTGCAGCTCACAACGGCCGCGATGGGAAAATATGGGACGAGAAAAAAGCTTGACACTCCGACGGCTTCGATCCTATCCAATGGAGGCGGTCTCGCGGGCGCGGGACAGGCGGCAGTGAATCCCGGCGGGATTGGCAACGGTCCTGGGGGTCTAAGTGGTGTCACCAGTCACCACCACCtgatggtggtcggtggtAACTCGGCGGGCGGAAGCAGTGGAGcatcctcctcctcgtccgcCATCACGAAGCGCGATGGAGGCGAAAAGAATAAGGTTAAATTCTCTGACACCGTCACGGTTGCCGTTGTGCCG GAAATACCGCGGAAGGAGAAGCTGATTGTGGAAAAGCTTCGAAAACAACCAATGATGCTGCCGACCGGTGGTGGGAGTTCGGTAGGCTACGGACCGTTTTCCATTGCTGATCCCAAACGGGAGCTGGCAGAAAGTTTACCGCTGTGCCATCCGAACGAAGACTACTTGAAGGACTTCACACCGATGCAAG ATCTTATCAGCAACGGTAACGGGGAAAtggagaaaaaggaagaagaaaaaaaggttccCAACATTAAAGTTGTGCACTTTGGGGTGGTCTAG